Proteins encoded in a region of the Halorubrum hochsteinianum genome:
- a CDS encoding ParA family protein has translation MTDTNTARITVANQKGGAGKTTDVIHTGGALAARGHDVLLVDIDYHGGLTCSLGYNDLYYDTDRTTLFDVLDFDQMESVNDIIVEHKEFDILPASEKLANNKNIQTLLEAPKSRERLEMTLDELEKDYDYIIVDTPPSLNVLTDNALVATGNVVIPVIPEKLNANSLQIFAKQLSSLEQAYGDINRIAIVCNRVEQNAEHRDTIEEIKSAYSLPVFEIPKRTDLSQSIGEGVSVFGFGKENQRVEDARDLFNEIADLFDETFEKTAPEEVEA, from the coding sequence ATGACCGACACCAATACAGCACGAATCACGGTGGCGAATCAGAAGGGCGGCGCGGGGAAGACAACCGACGTCATTCATACTGGCGGCGCACTCGCCGCCCGAGGCCACGATGTCCTCCTGGTCGATATCGACTACCACGGGGGACTCACCTGCTCGCTTGGCTACAACGATCTGTACTACGATACCGACCGTACAACGCTGTTCGACGTCCTCGACTTCGATCAGATGGAGTCGGTAAACGACATCATCGTCGAGCACAAGGAATTCGACATCCTCCCCGCGAGCGAGAAGCTCGCGAACAACAAGAACATCCAGACGTTGCTTGAGGCGCCGAAAAGTCGCGAGCGGTTGGAGATGACTCTCGACGAACTCGAGAAGGACTACGACTACATCATCGTCGACACGCCGCCATCCCTGAACGTCCTCACTGACAATGCCCTCGTCGCGACCGGCAACGTCGTCATCCCCGTCATTCCCGAGAAGCTCAACGCCAACAGCCTCCAGATTTTCGCCAAGCAGCTGAGTTCCCTCGAACAGGCGTACGGAGACATCAATCGGATCGCGATTGTCTGTAACCGTGTCGAGCAGAACGCCGAACACCGCGACACCATCGAGGAGATCAAGTCGGCGTACTCCCTTCCAGTGTTCGAGATCCCGAAGCGGACCGACCTCTCTCAGTCGATTGGCGAGGGGGTGTCCGTCTTTGGCTTCGGTAAGGAGAACCAGCGCGTCGAGGATGCACGCGACCTGTTCAACGAGATCGCCGACCTGTTCGACGAGACGTTTGAGAAGACCGCACCTGAGGAGGTGGAAGCATGA